The following proteins are encoded in a genomic region of Fusarium oxysporum f. sp. lycopersici 4287 chromosome 1, whole genome shotgun sequence:
- a CDS encoding hypothetical protein (At least one base has a quality score < 10) — protein sequence MRWSTSRRRKKEYLDHIENSMQDAFTKLLGPPEGLLFRTYLRAWKIFKDPSTMPECVELIHHTLLLWMSIRLTTRSSFIVGEETLGMKQNILDETNPNHGKIPLPPVLGAQMDLILIHHIQTKLRRELLDKLQKMMSKNKQSTWLVTYLVIFILLHNTALITAHDAGYAKKHGMKRRFAREEKVKEYHLGANILLAHFHYCNKGIYPFSEDCKDQDLRTLAGLDEEKIKFVHHTSNLARRYGKSTLGDVEPYKL from the exons ATGCGATGGTCAACCTCGAGGAGGCGAAAGAAAGAGTACCTGGACCACATTGAGAATAGCATGCAGGATGCTTTTACCAAGTTGCTTGGCCCACCTGAAGGCCTGCTATTCCGGACGTACTTACGTGCTTGGAAAATCTTCAAAGACCCTTCCACTATGCCAGAGTGCGTGGAACTTATTCATCATACACTCTTGTTGTGGATGTCGATTCGTCTGACAACGCGGTCGAGCTTcattgttggagaagagacCTTGGGGATGAAGCAAAATATCCTGGACGAAACGAACCCGAACCATGGCAAGATCCCTCTTCCGCCTGTACTTGGCGCTCAGATGGATCTTATCCTGATTCACCACATACAGACCAAGCTGCGAAGAGAGCTTCTGGACAAACTCCAGAAGATGATGTCAAAGAACAAGCAGAGCACTTGGCTAGTAACGTATCTTGTTATATTCATTCTTTTGCATAACACAGCTCTCATCACAGCTCATGATGCTGGATACGCAAAGAAGCACGGCATGAAG CGACGCTTTGCGCGTGAGGAGAAGGTCAAAGAATACCACCTAG GCGCAAACATCTTGCTCGCACACTTCCACTACTGTAACAAGGGCATCTACCCTTTCTCGGAAGATTGTAAAGACCAAGACTTGCGAACACTGGCAGGCTTGGATGAAGAAAAGATCAAGTTTGTCCATCATACTAGCAACCTGGCTAGACGATATGGTAAGTCGACCCTCGGGGATGTAGAACCATACAAGCTGTGA
- a CDS encoding hypothetical protein (At least one base has a quality score < 10), which yields MNPHYPSKVKRPLLQPGVEDPGSSSISFTPPVNDNFTFIPFEIQDNLEQLAQFYGIASGSQLHQLIEQEHCRKRRRLEPSVPMTPERGPASSQGPLIKLPLSGPYSQRDEHYGASSSWDDCGQNSMPSSTSPLARRMADLTLFFCPCCGWDPRHQDGYQQLPSSAPAVSGPDAPYMAEKQPSMTMPSSEPYDNTTLSSGQQPDYSFQQTNLNVAPLVNFPLISDQTALAEPVMSGPGPTHQPNLSARDFYVAQAFKEEPQLENQVMMPSQQLVTKALPQVGYSSDPNLIDTNTITHQSLAPPDSVSQL from the exons ATG AATCCACATTATCCTTCCAAAGTTAAGAGGCCTCTCCTCCAACCGGGAGTTGAAGATCCGGGCTCTTCGTCAATATCTTTCACCCCTCCCGTGAATGACAACTTCACCTTTATACCATTTGAGATCCAAGACAATCTTGAGCAACTGGCACAATTCTATGGAATAGCCTCTGGTTCTCAATTACATCAACTGATTGAACAAGAGCATTGtaggaagaggagaaggcttGAACCATCGGTCCCAATGACACCTGAGCGAGGACCGGCTTCGTCCCAGGGACCTCTGATAAAACTCCCATTATCAGGGCCTTACAGTCAACGCGATGAGCACTATGgggcatcttcaagctggGACGACTGTGGCCAGAACTCAATGCCATCTTCTACTTCCCCATTAGCCAGGCGTATGGCGGATCTGACCTTATTCTTCTGCCCATGTTGTGGCTGGGACCCAAGACATCAAGATG GCTATCAACAGCTACCGAGCTCTGCACCAGCAGTTTCTGGTCCAGATGCTCCTTACATGGCAGAAAAACAACCATCTATGACAATGCCATCATCTGAACCGTATGATAACACGACTCTGAGCTCTGGTCAACAACCGGATTACAGCTTTCAGCAAACTAACTTGAATGTTGCGCCCCTTGTCAACTTTCCTCTCATCTCTGATCAGACGGCGTTAGCGGAGCCTGTGATGAGTGGTCCTGGgccaactcatcaacctAATCTTTCAGCGAGAGACTTTTACGTCGCCCAAGCTTTCAAAGAGGAACCACAGCTGGAGAATCAAGTAATGATGCCCAGTCAACAGCTTGTCACCAAGGCACTTCCACAGGTCGGCTACAGTTCCGACCCCAACCTTATTGATACAAATACTATTACTCACCAGAGCTTGGCTCCACCCGACAGCGTTTCCCAACTC
- a CDS encoding hypothetical protein (At least one base has a quality score < 10) produces the protein MRWSTSRRRKKEYLDHIENSMQDAFTKLLGPPEGLLFRTYLRAWKIFKDPSTMPECVELIHHTLLLWMSIRLTTRSSFIVGEETLGMKQNILDETNPNHGKIPLPPVLGAQMDLILIHHIQTKLRRELLDKLQKMMSKNKQSTWLVTYLVIFILLHNTALITAHDAGYAKKHGMKVR, from the coding sequence ATGCGATGGTCAACCTCGAGGAGGCGAAAGAAAGAGTACCTGGACCACATTGAGAATAGCATGCAGGATGCTTTTACCAAGTTGCTTGGCCCACCTGAAGGCCTGCTATTCCGGACGTACTTACGTGCTTGGAAAATCTTCAAAGACCCTTCCACTATGCCAGAGTGCGTGGAACTTATTCATCATACACTCTTGTTGTGGATGTCGATTCGTCTGACAACGCGGTCGAGCTTcattgttggagaagagacCTTGGGGATGAAGCAAAATATCCTGGACGAAACGAACCCGAACCATGGCAAGATCCCTCTTCCGCCTGTACTTGGCGCTCAGATGGATCTTATCCTGATTCACCACATACAGACCAAGCTGCGAAGAGAGCTTCTGGACAAACTCCAGAAGATGATGTCAAAGAACAAGCAGAGCACTTGGCTAGTAACGTATCTTGTTATATTCATTCTTTTGCATAACACAGCTCTCATCACAGCTCATGATGCTGGATACGCAAAGAAGCACGGCATGAAGGTAAGATAG
- a CDS encoding hypothetical protein (At least one base has a quality score < 10), with product MRWSTSRRRKKEYLDHIENSMQDAFTKLLGPPEGLLFRTYLRAWKIFKDPSTMPECVELIHHTLLLWMSIRLTTRSSFIVGEETLGMKQNILDETNPNHGKIPLPPVLGAQMDLILIHHIQTKLRRELLDKLQKMMSKNKQSTWLVTYLVIFILLHNTALITAHDAGYAKKHGMKRRFAREEKVKEYHLGANILLAHFHYCNKGIYPFSEDCKDQDLRTLAGLDEEKIKFVHHTSNLARRYALQWEEIRNKAVYEHDYFFVSQLFETNWQPRTTI from the exons ATGCGATGGTCAACCTCGAGGAGGCGAAAGAAAGAGTACCTGGACCACATTGAGAATAGCATGCAGGATGCTTTTACCAAGTTGCTTGGCCCACCTGAAGGCCTGCTATTCCGGACGTACTTACGTGCTTGGAAAATCTTCAAAGACCCTTCCACTATGCCAGAGTGCGTGGAACTTATTCATCATACACTCTTGTTGTGGATGTCGATTCGTCTGACAACGCGGTCGAGCTTcattgttggagaagagacCTTGGGGATGAAGCAAAATATCCTGGACGAAACGAACCCGAACCATGGCAAGATCCCTCTTCCGCCTGTACTTGGCGCTCAGATGGATCTTATCCTGATTCACCACATACAGACCAAGCTGCGAAGAGAGCTTCTGGACAAACTCCAGAAGATGATGTCAAAGAACAAGCAGAGCACTTGGCTAGTAACGTATCTTGTTATATTCATTCTTTTGCATAACACAGCTCTCATCACAGCTCATGATGCTGGATACGCAAAGAAGCACGGCATGAAG CGACGCTTTGCGCGTGAGGAGAAGGTCAAAGAATACCACCTAG GCGCAAACATCTTGCTCGCACACTTCCACTACTGTAACAAGGGCATCTACCCTTTCTCGGAAGATTGTAAAGACCAAGACTTGCGAACACTGGCAGGCTTGGATGAAGAAAAGATCAAGTTTGTCCATCATACTAGCAACCTGGCTAGACGATATG CGTTGCAATGGGAGGAAATCCGGAACAAGGCCGTGTACGAGCATGATTACTTTTTTGTCAGCCAGTTGTTCGAGACCAACTGGCAACCTCGAACAACAATATGA
- a CDS encoding hypothetical protein (At least one base has a quality score < 10) encodes MRWSTSRRRKKEYLDHIENSMQDAFTKLLGPPEGLLFRTYLRAWKIFKDPSTMPECVELIHHTLLLWMSIRLTTRSSFIVGEETLGMKQNILDETNPNHGKIPLPPVLGAQMDLILIHHIQTKLRRELLDKLQKMMSKNKQSTWLVTYLVIFILLHNTALITAHDAGYAKKHGMKRRFAREEKVKEYHLGESHNHPGPSCTEALADWGLNRRKHLARTLPLL; translated from the exons ATGCGATGGTCAACCTCGAGGAGGCGAAAGAAAGAGTACCTGGACCACATTGAGAATAGCATGCAGGATGCTTTTACCAAGTTGCTTGGCCCACCTGAAGGCCTGCTATTCCGGACGTACTTACGTGCTTGGAAAATCTTCAAAGACCCTTCCACTATGCCAGAGTGCGTGGAACTTATTCATCATACACTCTTGTTGTGGATGTCGATTCGTCTGACAACGCGGTCGAGCTTcattgttggagaagagacCTTGGGGATGAAGCAAAATATCCTGGACGAAACGAACCCGAACCATGGCAAGATCCCTCTTCCGCCTGTACTTGGCGCTCAGATGGATCTTATCCTGATTCACCACATACAGACCAAGCTGCGAAGAGAGCTTCTGGACAAACTCCAGAAGATGATGTCAAAGAACAAGCAGAGCACTTGGCTAGTAACGTATCTTGTTATATTCATTCTTTTGCATAACACAGCTCTCATCACAGCTCATGATGCTGGATACGCAAAGAAGCACGGCATGAAG CGACGCTTTGCGCGTGAGGAGAAGGTCAAAGAATACCACCTAGGTGAGTCACACAACCACCCCGGTCCATCCTGCACGGAAGCGCTTGCTGACTGGGGATTGAACAGGCGCAAACATCTTGCTCGCACACTTCCACTACTGTAA